The following coding sequences are from one Natrarchaeobaculum sulfurireducens window:
- a CDS encoding M48 family metallopeptidase: MRFDRLRLTLGLWLRMLVATLVAVVGMTTLVVVEVGLAALMAAAFIESIPGIVIPFFAVGVVATVGFGLWISIAAVYRRLLPVSLVVGRIDHDGVADVLEWFARGLTRPPVPLTRREATLAVGIPSIALAGYLAIDHLPHLTPFLLGFVVGVGLVCYGTGRLVYNEWTADGAVRETVTEATRVPREADPDDDLEAERAALQRRVDRLAAQATIPSPTVALGRSSAPVAASVGYRPSTSTIVVSRGLVERLSERELEAVLAHELAHVINRDAAVLTALSLPATKFKAMMVGEDQEDEPAEDESTEATGESPVVGPHQGFMIVPMVPVFLVTTLAIASLARYREYVADQAAIAITGDPAALASALETLDRDVTRRPERDLRGYGSTAAFSIVPPPWDEHRFFDRTRRFVRRRLFGTHPRTEKRIERLKTRTGDLER, translated from the coding sequence ATGCGATTCGACCGACTTCGGCTCACGCTCGGCCTGTGGCTGCGGATGCTCGTCGCTACCCTGGTCGCCGTCGTCGGCATGACGACGCTGGTCGTCGTCGAGGTCGGACTCGCCGCGCTCATGGCAGCGGCGTTTATCGAATCGATCCCAGGTATCGTCATCCCATTTTTCGCGGTCGGAGTCGTCGCTACCGTCGGATTCGGGCTCTGGATTTCGATCGCCGCCGTCTACCGGCGCTTGCTGCCCGTATCGCTCGTCGTCGGCCGAATCGATCACGACGGCGTGGCCGACGTACTCGAGTGGTTCGCACGCGGGCTGACTCGTCCGCCCGTTCCACTCACCCGCCGTGAGGCCACACTCGCCGTCGGCATCCCGTCGATCGCACTCGCGGGCTATCTGGCGATCGATCATCTCCCTCACCTTACGCCGTTTCTGCTGGGGTTCGTCGTCGGCGTGGGCCTGGTCTGTTATGGGACCGGGAGACTCGTCTACAACGAGTGGACCGCGGACGGAGCCGTCCGCGAGACCGTCACGGAGGCCACCCGCGTCCCCCGCGAGGCCGACCCCGACGACGACCTCGAGGCCGAACGAGCGGCCCTCCAGAGACGCGTCGATCGACTCGCGGCTCAGGCTACCATCCCGTCGCCAACCGTCGCGCTCGGCCGGTCGAGCGCTCCCGTCGCGGCCTCCGTCGGCTACCGTCCGTCGACGTCGACGATCGTGGTCTCCCGCGGGCTCGTCGAGCGCCTGTCCGAACGCGAACTCGAGGCCGTCCTGGCTCACGAACTCGCTCACGTCATCAACCGTGACGCTGCGGTGTTGACGGCGCTTTCGCTCCCGGCGACGAAGTTCAAAGCGATGATGGTTGGGGAGGATCAAGAGGACGAGCCAGCCGAGGACGAAAGCACGGAGGCGACTGGCGAGTCACCGGTGGTTGGACCCCACCAGGGATTCATGATCGTCCCGATGGTTCCGGTCTTTCTCGTCACCACCCTCGCCATCGCCTCGCTCGCCAGATACCGCGAGTACGTCGCCGATCAGGCCGCCATCGCGATCACCGGCGACCCTGCTGCGCTGGCGAGTGCCCTCGAGACGCTCGACCGAGACGTGACTCGACGTCCCGAACGTGACCTGCGCGGCTACGGATCGACGGCGGCGTTCTCGATCGTCCCGCCGCCGTGGGACGAACACCGCTTTTTCGATCGGACGCGACGGTTCGTCCGCCGACGCCTGTTCGGAACCCACCCGCGAACCGAAAAGCGGATCGAGCGACTCAAAACACGTACGGGCGACCTCGAGCGGTGA
- a CDS encoding DUF4013 domain-containing protein: MSNADVLSYPIRGQWLERTILGGLLVFGSVLVVPVFVLVGYFVRVVETTLEGADEPPSLEGWSTLAKRGIGAIVITVAYLLVPLVAGILLAIGIGAIGYAGLTGLAPLVGGHGELVWGISLVAALLAALLSVVVFGVTLLVYYLLPAALTRYARVGTTSAAFDRDGVASLALTRDYFFAMAVLQVLPLAVPVIVLVCLLTVVGIVALPAILFLFALAGCRVLGTAGVTSSVTNGGRTDGKSAAQMEPE; this comes from the coding sequence ATGTCGAACGCCGATGTCCTCTCGTACCCGATCCGTGGCCAGTGGCTCGAGCGGACGATCCTCGGAGGGCTCCTCGTCTTCGGTTCCGTCCTGGTCGTCCCCGTATTCGTCCTTGTTGGCTACTTCGTGCGGGTCGTAGAGACGACACTCGAGGGGGCCGACGAACCACCATCGCTCGAGGGGTGGTCGACGCTCGCAAAGCGAGGAATCGGGGCCATCGTGATCACAGTCGCGTACCTCTTGGTGCCGCTAGTGGCTGGTATCCTCCTGGCGATCGGGATCGGGGCGATAGGATATGCCGGACTCACCGGGCTGGCTCCGCTCGTCGGCGGTCACGGGGAACTCGTCTGGGGAATCAGTCTCGTGGCTGCACTGCTGGCCGCGTTGCTCTCGGTCGTCGTCTTCGGAGTAACACTGCTGGTCTACTATCTCCTGCCAGCGGCTCTAACACGGTATGCGCGCGTGGGGACGACCAGTGCGGCGTTCGATCGGGACGGCGTCGCGTCGCTCGCGCTGACCCGAGACTACTTCTTCGCGATGGCCGTCCTACAGGTCCTCCCACTGGCCGTCCCGGTGATCGTACTCGTCTGTTTGCTGACCGTCGTCGGGATCGTCGCCCTGCCAGCGATCCTGTTTCTCTTCGCGCTGGCTGGCTGTCGGGTGCTCGGTACCGCTGGCGTCACCTCGAGTGTCACAAACGGCGGGCGGACGGACGGGAAGTCAGCCGCTCAGATGGAACCCGAGTAG
- a CDS encoding DUF4397 domain-containing protein — translation MSQETTRRRVLSIAGATGVIALAGCLGDDTTEETPDDDHEEDHDDDHDDHDDHDDHDDEGADERAELAEVRVAHLSPDAPNVDVLVDGDAVLEDVPYRAVSEYLELEAGTYAVAIQAAGDPDTVVFEEDLEVEPGAVTVAALGELAEENQPFEPAVLEDDLSDPGEDARVRLVHAAPDAPAVDVTVDDGELVLFEDVDFGEAGAVEVPAGAYELEVRPATEDVDGDVVATFEVEPAAGTVYSAFAVGYLEPEAAPADEPFDLEVVVDAEADAADHDSDGDDEDGHEDDDGYGDDGYGDEEDDDGGY, via the coding sequence ATGTCGCAAGAAACGACAAGAAGGCGTGTACTGTCGATCGCGGGTGCAACCGGTGTGATCGCACTGGCGGGCTGTCTCGGTGACGACACCACCGAGGAGACGCCGGATGACGACCACGAGGAAGATCACGACGACGACCACGACGACCACGACGACCACGACGACCACGACGACGAGGGCGCGGACGAACGAGCGGAACTGGCCGAGGTCCGCGTGGCCCACCTCTCGCCCGACGCTCCGAACGTCGACGTGCTCGTCGACGGTGACGCGGTGCTCGAGGACGTTCCCTACCGCGCCGTCAGCGAGTACCTCGAGCTCGAGGCCGGCACCTACGCGGTGGCCATTCAGGCCGCCGGCGATCCCGACACGGTCGTCTTCGAGGAGGACCTCGAGGTCGAGCCCGGAGCAGTGACGGTCGCCGCGCTGGGCGAACTGGCCGAGGAGAACCAGCCCTTCGAGCCGGCAGTGCTCGAGGACGACCTGAGCGACCCGGGCGAGGACGCACGCGTGCGACTGGTCCATGCCGCCCCCGATGCCCCCGCGGTCGACGTGACGGTCGACGACGGCGAACTGGTGCTGTTCGAGGACGTCGACTTCGGCGAGGCCGGGGCCGTCGAGGTGCCGGCCGGCGCCTACGAACTCGAGGTCCGCCCGGCGACCGAGGACGTCGACGGCGACGTCGTCGCGACGTTCGAGGTCGAACCGGCCGCCGGCACCGTCTACTCCGCGTTCGCCGTCGGCTACCTCGAGCCCGAGGCGGCCCCCGCTGACGAGCCGTTCGACCTCGAGGTGGTCGTCGACGCGGAGGCGGACGCGGCCGACCACGATTCGGACGGCGACGACGAAGACGGGCACGAAGACGACGACGGATACGGAGACGACGGATACGGCGACGAGGAAGACGACGACGGCGGATACTAG
- a CDS encoding FAD-binding domain-containing protein → MPRNRRRVADRDLADEEATLPLEADIPSPAEAVGDPDATGHVVWLRSHLRIDDQLALTRAVADGDVICPLFVFDPSFYGDRGLACDARLRFLHEAVASLDRLYETLPTETSLHRAAGSEPPLREAVRPESPDATEPPTVETLALAESPGLTLGYGDPVSLLSRFVERGWAVVTMATPTSRYGKRRDDRARAACGSALEFVSGDGLVRDRERTRTGWADHAQSWLEAPQHTPAWDALDVTRFTIETGVTPTAVEAAFDVSPTKTEVPTGTHRVAARRLRSFIDRIESYPRRISSPQDARHGTSGLSPYLTFGLVSVRQVYQAVKTHASPSRGRELFTDRLFWNLHYNQKLADWPGWTERAVNPVFEGINEDRHDPSLVDAWKRGRTGFPMVDAAMRCLRESGWLNFRMRAMAASFFAHILQQPWWIGADWYHRHLIDSDVGINYTQWQSQASLVGTPAQRVYNPRKQVRDQDPDGEWITEWVPELAALPSQFLDRPERTPLAVQQECGVHIGDSYPRPVVDFEARRSAFWSRYDRRRAAAARALARPEVARRASFSGGYDAAKAIVRKYGSDPKHASDVQLSLSDAIEQRGTSPEPSGESTTAEAQTETERDRSEPPTDTGQRSSRHSDTDSASHAAADGPQRDEEDERDEQTRLHRFE, encoded by the coding sequence ATGCCAAGGAATCGGCGGCGGGTGGCCGACCGTGATCTCGCCGACGAGGAGGCGACGCTCCCACTCGAGGCGGATATTCCCTCGCCAGCCGAGGCCGTCGGCGATCCCGACGCGACCGGGCACGTCGTCTGGCTCCGCAGTCACCTCCGGATCGACGACCAGTTGGCGCTCACGCGGGCGGTCGCTGACGGCGACGTGATCTGTCCGCTGTTCGTCTTCGACCCGAGTTTCTACGGCGACCGTGGCCTGGCCTGTGATGCCCGGCTTCGCTTCCTGCACGAGGCGGTAGCGAGCCTCGATCGGCTGTACGAGACGCTACCTACGGAGACGAGTCTCCACCGGGCGGCGGGCTCTGAGCCACCCCTCCGCGAGGCAGTTCGGCCCGAGTCGCCGGATGCGACGGAACCGCCAACCGTCGAGACGCTCGCCCTCGCCGAGTCGCCGGGGCTCACGCTCGGCTACGGCGATCCCGTGTCGTTGCTCTCCCGATTCGTCGAGCGCGGCTGGGCCGTCGTGACGATGGCCACACCGACGAGTCGGTACGGAAAACGCCGCGACGACCGGGCCAGGGCGGCCTGTGGGTCCGCACTCGAGTTCGTCTCCGGCGACGGCCTCGTTCGGGATCGGGAGCGGACGCGAACCGGCTGGGCGGACCACGCCCAGTCGTGGCTCGAAGCGCCACAACACACGCCAGCCTGGGACGCCCTCGACGTGACGCGTTTCACGATCGAGACTGGCGTCACTCCGACAGCGGTGGAAGCGGCGTTCGATGTCTCGCCGACGAAGACGGAGGTGCCGACGGGCACACACCGTGTAGCGGCCAGACGCTTGCGATCGTTCATCGATCGAATCGAGTCGTACCCTCGACGGATTTCCTCACCGCAGGACGCCCGCCACGGGACGAGCGGTCTCTCCCCGTATCTCACCTTCGGTCTGGTTTCGGTGCGACAGGTGTATCAGGCGGTCAAGACGCACGCATCACCGTCTCGAGGACGCGAGCTGTTTACCGACCGGTTGTTCTGGAACCTCCATTACAACCAGAAGCTTGCGGACTGGCCGGGCTGGACCGAGCGGGCGGTCAACCCGGTGTTCGAGGGGATCAACGAGGATCGACACGATCCGTCCCTCGTAGATGCGTGGAAACGCGGCCGGACCGGGTTTCCGATGGTCGATGCCGCGATGCGTTGCCTGCGCGAAAGCGGGTGGCTCAACTTCCGAATGCGGGCGATGGCAGCTTCCTTTTTCGCCCACATCCTCCAGCAACCGTGGTGGATCGGGGCTGACTGGTACCATCGACACCTCATCGACAGCGACGTCGGGATCAACTACACGCAGTGGCAGAGCCAGGCCAGCCTGGTCGGAACCCCTGCCCAGCGGGTGTACAACCCGCGAAAGCAGGTCCGCGATCAGGACCCTGACGGGGAGTGGATCACCGAGTGGGTGCCCGAGTTGGCCGCGCTCCCGAGTCAGTTTCTCGACCGGCCTGAGCGAACACCCCTCGCGGTGCAACAGGAGTGTGGCGTCCACATCGGTGACAGCTATCCGCGGCCGGTAGTCGACTTCGAGGCTCGCCGAAGCGCCTTCTGGTCACGGTACGACCGCCGCCGGGCCGCGGCCGCACGCGCGCTTGCCCGCCCGGAGGTCGCCCGCCGGGCCTCGTTTTCCGGCGGCTACGACGCTGCTAAGGCTATCGTGAGAAAGTACGGCTCCGACCCCAAGCACGCCTCGGACGTCCAGCTCTCACTTTCCGATGCCATCGAGCAACGCGGGACGTCCCCGGAGCCATCTGGCGAATCGACGACGGCCGAAGCCCAGACGGAAACCGAACGCGATCGGTCGGAGCCGCCGACCGATACGGGTCAGCGCTCGAGCCGCCACAGCGATACGGACTCCGCATCACACGCGGCTGCCGATGGCCCACAACGAGACGAGGAGGACGAGCGAGACGAGCAGACGAGGCTCCATCGGTTCGAGTGA
- a CDS encoding M48 family metallopeptidase has protein sequence MTSIRTRVSLLVRTAVAAGCCLILSSAVVVAALLLVAVPVYGGARYGVAVLSSAELRPGVDAGLVGEPLAVAVVVAVAIPCLLAVELSLRTIRTARERSAPAGALAQGTVELASYVLLVSSLLIALAALPFVRSVLPESAFALLVLLGFFYLLTVGYAWAAHEWVRSRDDVDDERTTGGTWLVLGVFAVGYLSVAYWAGFGLLVVAALCWLVVGSMVAPDHVDRIRDAVEGHAAERADEDPIDSDDVYGITDDVRRLRVQLERTVGLHPALPVTVVVLVAVGAGYWAGTIVSAETIAASFAVVTAIAFIGIHVGGAIRAEFAGDTAVLRDLEARFDLETLRTDDSTRQVADGAGSSTDLSAEPDSTHASLGSTVTRLAGQADLPAPDVRVLEHETPIALTVGYRPVGSTLVCSRGLIETLSDRELEAVIAHELAHVANRDAAVLTALSAPGAVARLARSRYGYNPVVEPLAMGVRLASRWYVALVSRGREYAADDGAVAIAGDPAALASALETLDADLESRPSTDLREGETAAAFAIVPPPWEDHRFFDRTRRFVARRIFGTHPATTKRLERLRSRVSKNGGG, from the coding sequence GTGACGTCGATCCGTACTCGTGTGAGCCTCCTCGTGCGGACGGCTGTCGCCGCCGGCTGCTGTCTTATCCTCTCGAGCGCCGTCGTCGTTGCAGCCCTTCTGTTGGTCGCCGTCCCCGTCTACGGGGGCGCTCGCTACGGCGTGGCGGTGCTTTCGTCAGCCGAGTTACGTCCCGGTGTCGACGCTGGACTCGTCGGCGAACCGCTCGCCGTAGCGGTCGTCGTGGCCGTTGCGATTCCCTGCCTGCTGGCCGTCGAACTGTCGCTTCGAACCATCCGGACCGCTCGCGAGCGCTCGGCACCGGCGGGTGCGCTCGCACAGGGCACCGTCGAACTCGCCTCGTACGTGCTGTTGGTCTCGTCGCTGCTGATCGCGCTGGCTGCGCTGCCGTTCGTACGGTCGGTGCTGCCCGAGTCGGCGTTCGCACTCCTCGTCTTGCTCGGATTCTTCTACCTGCTGACGGTCGGCTACGCCTGGGCCGCCCACGAGTGGGTCCGCTCGAGAGACGACGTCGACGACGAGCGCACGACCGGCGGCACCTGGCTCGTCCTCGGCGTCTTCGCCGTCGGCTACCTCAGCGTCGCCTACTGGGCAGGGTTCGGCCTGCTCGTCGTGGCCGCGCTCTGCTGGCTCGTCGTCGGTTCGATGGTCGCGCCCGACCACGTCGACCGGATTCGAGACGCCGTCGAGGGCCACGCTGCCGAACGTGCCGACGAAGACCCCATCGATTCCGACGACGTCTACGGGATCACCGACGACGTTCGACGGCTGCGCGTGCAACTCGAGCGCACTGTCGGTCTGCATCCAGCCCTTCCGGTGACCGTCGTCGTGCTCGTCGCGGTCGGTGCCGGGTACTGGGCGGGGACCATCGTCTCTGCGGAGACGATTGCAGCCTCGTTCGCTGTTGTGACCGCCATCGCGTTCATCGGCATCCACGTCGGCGGTGCGATCCGTGCTGAATTCGCCGGTGACACCGCCGTCCTCCGTGATCTCGAGGCGCGATTCGACCTCGAGACGCTCAGGACGGACGACTCGACACGGCAGGTCGCCGATGGAGCGGGCTCGAGCACCGACCTGTCGGCCGAGCCCGACTCGACCCACGCCTCGCTTGGGTCGACCGTCACCCGACTCGCCGGACAGGCCGACCTCCCGGCTCCCGACGTCAGGGTGCTCGAACACGAGACCCCTATCGCCCTGACGGTGGGCTATCGGCCCGTCGGATCGACGCTCGTCTGCTCACGAGGGCTGATCGAGACGCTTTCGGACCGGGAACTCGAGGCCGTGATCGCCCACGAACTCGCCCACGTCGCGAACCGAGACGCAGCCGTGCTCACCGCGCTGTCCGCACCCGGCGCCGTCGCACGACTCGCTCGCAGCCGGTACGGCTACAATCCCGTCGTCGAGCCGCTCGCGATGGGCGTCCGGCTCGCAAGCCGGTGGTACGTCGCCCTCGTTTCGCGGGGCCGGGAGTACGCCGCCGACGACGGCGCGGTCGCGATCGCCGGCGATCCAGCCGCCCTGGCGAGCGCCCTCGAAACGCTCGACGCCGACCTCGAGTCTCGCCCGTCGACGGACCTCCGCGAGGGTGAGACGGCGGCCGCGTTCGCCATCGTCCCGCCACCGTGGGAGGACCACCGGTTTTTCGACCGCACACGTCGGTTCGTCGCCCGCAGAATATTCGGTACGCACCCAGCGACGACGAAGCGACTCGAGCGGCTTCGAAGCCGCGTCTCGAAGAACGGTGGTGGCTGA
- a CDS encoding bis(5'-nucleosyl)-tetraphosphatase — protein MAVEATSAGAILFRDTRGRREYLLLKSRPGDWEFPKGGVEGDEELQQTAIREIKEEAGIEEFRLLDGFREDYDYVFEANGKTIHKTVHLFIARSFEASAELSNEHRDLQWRDYEQAVNTVTQDGPREILEEAHEFLDELEDDEE, from the coding sequence ATGGCAGTCGAAGCTACGAGCGCAGGCGCAATCCTCTTTCGCGATACGCGGGGCCGGCGCGAGTATCTTCTACTCAAGAGCCGCCCAGGCGATTGGGAGTTTCCCAAGGGCGGTGTCGAAGGAGATGAAGAGCTACAACAGACGGCGATCCGCGAAATAAAGGAAGAGGCAGGTATAGAGGAGTTCCGACTACTCGACGGCTTTCGTGAAGACTACGACTACGTCTTCGAGGCGAACGGCAAAACGATCCACAAGACCGTTCACCTCTTCATCGCGAGGTCGTTCGAGGCGAGTGCGGAACTCTCGAACGAACACCGCGACCTCCAGTGGCGTGATTACGAACAGGCCGTAAACACCGTCACGCAGGACGGCCCCCGTGAGATTCTCGAGGAAGCACACGAGTTCCTCGACGAACTCGAGGACGACGAGGAGTAG
- a CDS encoding amidohydrolase translates to MSRPDPDLVSLRRELHRRPEPAWREFYTTATLVAELESRVDLDELHVGPDAIAGDHRMAVPDEAELATWYERAREAGADETILERLEGGYTGAVAVLEMGDGPTVGLRVDIDGLPREEADDPDHVPAAEGFRSENEGAMHACGHDAHATIGVGVLERVAESDFSGTLKVFFQPAEEVIGGGKSMAKSDHIDDVDYLLAVHVGLDHPTGEVIAGIDGFLAVSHLEAEFTGEPAHAGGHPEQGRNAVQAMATAVQNLYGIPRHDEGATRINAGVVEGGSAANIIPEHARIVAEVRGETTELMEYMRTHATQVIRSAAEMHDCAVEFETGAEAPSATSDQELVSIVADVASETADVERVLERDELGGSEDATFLMREVQQNGGVAAYVGIGTNHPGGHHTSTFDVDEPTIDHGVDVLAGAIEQIGLENP, encoded by the coding sequence ATGTCACGTCCCGACCCGGACCTCGTTTCGCTTCGACGAGAGCTTCACCGACGACCCGAACCCGCCTGGCGCGAATTCTACACCACCGCGACGCTCGTCGCGGAACTCGAGTCGCGAGTCGACCTCGACGAACTCCACGTCGGCCCGGATGCCATCGCGGGGGATCACCGAATGGCCGTCCCCGACGAGGCCGAACTCGCGACCTGGTACGAGCGAGCCCGCGAGGCCGGTGCCGACGAGACGATCCTCGAGCGGCTCGAGGGCGGCTACACGGGTGCCGTCGCCGTCCTCGAGATGGGCGACGGACCGACCGTCGGCCTGCGAGTCGACATCGACGGCCTGCCCCGCGAGGAGGCCGACGACCCCGATCACGTCCCCGCTGCCGAGGGCTTTCGCTCGGAGAACGAGGGCGCGATGCACGCCTGCGGCCACGACGCTCACGCGACCATCGGGGTCGGCGTCCTCGAGCGAGTCGCCGAAAGTGACTTTTCGGGAACGCTGAAGGTCTTTTTCCAGCCCGCCGAGGAGGTCATCGGCGGGGGGAAGTCGATGGCCAAAAGCGACCACATCGACGACGTCGACTACCTGCTCGCGGTCCACGTCGGCCTCGACCACCCCACCGGCGAGGTCATCGCCGGCATCGACGGCTTCCTCGCTGTCTCGCATCTCGAGGCCGAGTTCACGGGCGAGCCAGCTCACGCGGGTGGCCACCCCGAACAGGGACGCAACGCCGTCCAGGCAATGGCGACGGCCGTCCAGAACCTCTACGGCATCCCTCGCCACGACGAGGGTGCAACGCGGATCAACGCCGGCGTCGTCGAGGGCGGCAGTGCGGCCAACATCATCCCCGAACACGCTCGCATCGTCGCCGAAGTCCGAGGAGAGACGACCGAGCTGATGGAGTACATGCGGACACACGCAACGCAAGTCATCCGCAGCGCCGCCGAGATGCACGACTGTGCGGTCGAGTTCGAGACGGGCGCCGAGGCCCCGAGCGCAACGAGCGACCAGGAACTCGTCTCGATCGTCGCCGACGTGGCCAGCGAGACGGCCGACGTCGAAAGAGTTCTCGAGCGCGACGAACTCGGCGGCAGCGAAGACGCCACGTTCCTGATGCGCGAAGTACAGCAAAACGGCGGTGTCGCGGCCTACGTCGGCATTGGGACGAATCATCCCGGCGGCCACCACACCTCGACGTTCGACGTCGACGAGCCGACGATCGACCACGGCGTCGACGTTCTTGCTGGAGCAATCGAGCAAATCGGACTCGAGAACCCCTGA
- a CDS encoding DUF5787 family protein yields MNDAGEFGFELRTCRWAERQWPLEATSDRAVIVARQLGTRDRRWDTIVLECDPDALRKRANFGSNRLDSDLLHVVRNAPADWAYYRDALPDPGYPWRYVRESIHRADDRGILETRKRANRIEIRRKWPYPDWLERVVAIENKPDLDASAARALGAQLEYDVAVALADEVWVATRPTGERVEPVLFEDLPIEAGVLALQPETLSASVEWYPRSLAVDEPGTRILERPAGGARDGSAARFEYVDPAEKRQTRLEIAERAYERGWRSFVETMRPDCRHFELRARTGGQAMPYCHAHGGCQTAAACSGSCPEFEPEPPTWRTHGWPIEGGPGTRLQQLLETRRRRNRPGAD; encoded by the coding sequence GTGAACGACGCGGGCGAATTCGGCTTCGAACTACGGACCTGCCGGTGGGCCGAACGCCAGTGGCCACTCGAGGCGACCAGCGACCGTGCCGTCATCGTTGCCCGCCAGCTCGGTACCAGGGATCGGCGCTGGGACACCATTGTTCTCGAGTGCGACCCCGACGCCCTCCGCAAGCGGGCCAACTTCGGCTCTAACCGTCTCGATAGCGACCTCCTGCACGTCGTCCGAAACGCGCCTGCGGACTGGGCGTACTATCGCGACGCGCTTCCGGACCCTGGCTACCCGTGGCGCTACGTCCGCGAGTCGATCCACCGCGCGGACGACCGGGGAATCCTCGAAACCCGAAAACGAGCCAATCGCATCGAGATCCGCCGGAAGTGGCCCTATCCGGACTGGCTCGAGCGCGTGGTCGCCATCGAGAACAAACCCGACCTCGACGCGAGCGCCGCCCGCGCACTCGGCGCACAGCTCGAGTACGACGTCGCCGTGGCGCTGGCTGATGAGGTATGGGTCGCGACCCGACCGACCGGCGAACGCGTCGAGCCCGTCCTCTTCGAGGACCTGCCGATCGAAGCGGGCGTTCTCGCGCTCCAGCCCGAGACGCTGTCGGCGTCCGTCGAGTGGTACCCACGCAGCCTCGCCGTCGACGAGCCCGGAACGCGAATCCTCGAGCGCCCAGCGGGCGGTGCCCGCGACGGCTCGGCTGCCCGCTTCGAGTACGTCGACCCCGCCGAGAAACGACAGACCCGCCTCGAAATCGCCGAACGAGCCTACGAACGCGGCTGGCGCTCGTTCGTCGAGACGATGCGTCCCGACTGTCGACACTTCGAGTTACGGGCTCGAACCGGCGGACAGGCGATGCCGTACTGTCACGCCCACGGCGGCTGCCAGACGGCGGCGGCGTGTTCCGGCTCCTGTCCGGAGTTCGAGCCGGAGCCACCGACCTGGCGAACCCATGGCTGGCCGATCGAGGGTGGGCCTGGCACCCGACTGCAACAGCTGCTCGAGACGCGACGCCGACGAAACCGGCCGGGCGCTGACTGA
- a CDS encoding uS10/mL48 family ribosomal protein: MTFVTRLTLQSGDRAVLDRIVDDIKSTAERKGAALKGPHTHPPERLSVPQRCRLHADDDRRFSSWEYTVFTRELEIHGHDNLARNIASQNFPDSVHIEAHVEQIHGAGRGN, encoded by the coding sequence ATGACCTTCGTCACCCGTCTCACGCTCCAGAGCGGCGACCGGGCCGTTCTCGATCGGATCGTCGATGACATCAAGTCGACCGCGGAACGAAAGGGTGCGGCACTTAAAGGTCCGCACACCCACCCGCCCGAACGACTGTCGGTTCCCCAGCGCTGTCGACTCCACGCCGACGACGACCGCCGGTTTAGTTCCTGGGAGTACACCGTCTTCACCCGCGAACTCGAGATCCACGGCCACGACAACCTCGCGCGCAACATCGCCTCCCAGAACTTCCCCGACTCGGTCCACATCGAAGCCCACGTCGAGCAGATCCACGGTGCCGGTCGCGGTAACTGA
- a CDS encoding rubrerythrin-like domain-containing protein, whose amino-acid sequence MALTTARDILDDGVTAFETTTSVDDAIDSIRTSTADPEYTIYYAYVVDEDGALCGVASLRELLNADGETPVSSIATESVISVTDADPADHVAKVFARNKFMALPVVDDDSSELLGVIRPADVIEALDEESSKAVLAETFRDIEYDPAAESTYECFTCGTLIEAADNPGACPNCGGDVRHRRTTIE is encoded by the coding sequence ATGGCTCTCACGACCGCACGCGACATCCTCGACGATGGCGTAACGGCGTTCGAGACGACGACATCGGTCGACGACGCGATCGATTCGATCCGTACGTCGACGGCGGACCCGGAGTATACGATCTACTACGCCTACGTGGTAGACGAAGACGGCGCGCTCTGTGGCGTCGCCTCACTGCGAGAACTGTTGAACGCCGACGGTGAGACGCCCGTGTCGTCGATCGCCACCGAGTCCGTTATTTCGGTGACGGATGCCGACCCGGCCGACCACGTCGCGAAGGTGTTCGCCCGGAACAAGTTCATGGCGTTGCCGGTCGTCGACGACGACTCGAGTGAGCTTCTCGGCGTCATCAGGCCCGCTGACGTCATCGAAGCGCTCGATGAAGAGTCTTCCAAGGCGGTTCTCGCGGAGACGTTTCGGGACATCGAGTACGACCCCGCCGCCGAGAGCACGTACGAGTGTTTCACCTGTGGCACGCTCATCGAGGCTGCCGACAACCCCGGTGCCTGTCCCAACTGCGGCGGCGACGTTCGCCACCGACGGACCACCATCGAGTAG